The following proteins are co-located in the Manihot esculenta cultivar AM560-2 chromosome 7, M.esculenta_v8, whole genome shotgun sequence genome:
- the LOC110619277 gene encoding protein GLUTELIN PRECURSOR ACCUMULATION 3 isoform X1: protein MHYWVQASPSDFGGPLPQPRSGHTAVVVGKSKVVVFGGLVNKKFLSDIVVYDMDRLQKAIELKKGIPRYILGMEPYITPHNAALFPYLCCIMTDNKLWFQPECSGSGSDGQEGPSPRAFHVAVSIDCHMFIFGGRSGSKRMGDFWVLDTDIWQWSELTSFGDLPSPRDFAAAASIGNRKIVMYGGWDGKKWLSDVYVLDTISLEWMELSVTGALPPPRCGHTATMVEKRLLVYGGRGGGGPIMGDLWALKGVIEEENETPGWTQLKLPGQAPSPRCGHTITSGGHYLLLFGGHGTGGWLSRYDIYYNDCVVLDRVSAQWKRLPTSGDPPSARAYHTMTCIGSRYLLFGGFDGKLTFGDLWWLVPEGDPIAKRLAASPQKILPENKHLSKDKHGVQSAHKESQREEYAISELQRRLEVSVSLSSSGLQIVDELEDGELLELASGFMGDKVSNNEQKIQALRDHWRKSTPRSIPLKELGPLLCDYQRLITRHYLAKGGADLHSMESGFPGKYAHRFYHIKNASQLRMDDIPNLLAEYKQLSSD from the exons ATGCATTACTGGGTTCAAGCTTCTCCCTCTGATTTCGGTGGACCTCTTCCCCAACCTCGCAG TGGTCACACTGCTGTTGTCGTCGGAAAGTCTAAGGTGGTCGTCTTCGGTGGCCTCGTCAACAAGAAATTTTTGAGCGACATCGTTGTTTACGATATGG ATAGATTGCAGAAAGCAATAGAGTTAAAAAAGGGAATTCCAAGGTATATATTAGGAATGGAACCCTACATCACACCTCATAATGCTGCCCTTTTTCCCTACTTATGCTGCATAATGACAG ACAACAAGCTATGGTTTCAGCCAGAGTGCAGTGGCAGTGGGTCTGATGGACAAGAGGGTCCTAGCCCACGTGCATTTCATGTTGCTGTCTCAATTGATTGCCACATGTTCATCTTTGGTGGGCGATCTGGTAGTAAAAG GATGGGTGACTTTTGGGTTCTGGATACAG ATATATGGCAATGGTCAGAGCTAACTAGTTTTGGTGACTTGCCTTCTCCAAGGGATTTTGCTGCTGCTGCATCTATTGGAAACCGGAAAATTGTTAT GTATGGCGGTTGGGATGGGAAGAAGTGGTTGTCAGATGTTTACGTCTTGGACACAA TATCACTTGAGTGGATGGAGCTGTCAGTCACTGGAGCATTGCCGCCACCTAGATGTGGCCATACAGCAACCATGGTTGAGAAACGTTTGCTTGTGTATGGTGGCAGAG GTGGTGGTGGACCGATCATGGGTGATTTGTGGGCTCTAAAGGGTGTCATCGAAGAAG AGAATGAAACACCTGGATGGACCCAATTGAAGCTTCCTGGTCAAGCTCCTTCTCCTCGATGCGGCCACACTATAACATCTGGAGGGCACTAT CTCTTGTTGTTCGGTGGACATGGGACAGGTGGCTGGTTGAGTCGTTATGACATTTATTACAATGACTGCGTTGTTTTAGACAGGG TGTCTGCACAGTGGAAACGGTTACCTACTAGTGGTGATCCTCCTTCTGCTCGAGCATACCACACAATGACATGTATTGGTTCACGTTATCTATTATTTGGCGGTTTTGATGGGAAGTTGACATTTGGTGATCTGTGGTGGTTGGTTCCGGAAG GGGACCCTATTGCAAAGCGGTTGGCTGCATCTCCGCAAAAAATTCTGCCTGAAAATAAGCATTTGAGCAAGGACAAACATGGTGTTCAATCTGCACACAAG GAAAGCCAAAGGGAAGAATATGCTATCTCAGAATTACAAAGGAGATTAGAAGTTTCAGTTTCACTCTCGAGTTCTGGGCTCCAAATTGTAGATGAGTTGGAAGATGGAGAACTTCTTGAACTTGCATCAGGATTTATGGGAGATAAAGTTTCTAACAATGAACAG aaaattcaggCACTTCGTGATCACTGGAGGAAGTCTACACCCAGGTCTATACCTCTAAAGGAGCTTGGACCCTTGCTTTGTGACTATCAACGACTGATTACTCGTCATTATTT AGCAAAAGGTGGAGCTGATTTACATTCAATGGAGTCTGGTTTTCCTGGGAAATATGCTCATCgattttatcatattaaaaatGCTTCGCAG CTTCGAATGGATGACATTCCAAACCTGCTGGCAGAGTACAAGCAGCTTTCATCAGACTGA
- the LOC110619277 gene encoding protein GLUTELIN PRECURSOR ACCUMULATION 3 isoform X2: MHYWVQASPSDFGGPLPQPRSGHTAVVVGKSKVVVFGGLVNKKFLSDIVVYDMDNKLWFQPECSGSGSDGQEGPSPRAFHVAVSIDCHMFIFGGRSGSKRMGDFWVLDTDIWQWSELTSFGDLPSPRDFAAAASIGNRKIVMYGGWDGKKWLSDVYVLDTISLEWMELSVTGALPPPRCGHTATMVEKRLLVYGGRGGGGPIMGDLWALKGVIEEENETPGWTQLKLPGQAPSPRCGHTITSGGHYLLLFGGHGTGGWLSRYDIYYNDCVVLDRVSAQWKRLPTSGDPPSARAYHTMTCIGSRYLLFGGFDGKLTFGDLWWLVPEGDPIAKRLAASPQKILPENKHLSKDKHGVQSAHKESQREEYAISELQRRLEVSVSLSSSGLQIVDELEDGELLELASGFMGDKVSNNEQKIQALRDHWRKSTPRSIPLKELGPLLCDYQRLITRHYLAKGGADLHSMESGFPGKYAHRFYHIKNASQLRMDDIPNLLAEYKQLSSD; the protein is encoded by the exons ATGCATTACTGGGTTCAAGCTTCTCCCTCTGATTTCGGTGGACCTCTTCCCCAACCTCGCAG TGGTCACACTGCTGTTGTCGTCGGAAAGTCTAAGGTGGTCGTCTTCGGTGGCCTCGTCAACAAGAAATTTTTGAGCGACATCGTTGTTTACGATATGG ACAACAAGCTATGGTTTCAGCCAGAGTGCAGTGGCAGTGGGTCTGATGGACAAGAGGGTCCTAGCCCACGTGCATTTCATGTTGCTGTCTCAATTGATTGCCACATGTTCATCTTTGGTGGGCGATCTGGTAGTAAAAG GATGGGTGACTTTTGGGTTCTGGATACAG ATATATGGCAATGGTCAGAGCTAACTAGTTTTGGTGACTTGCCTTCTCCAAGGGATTTTGCTGCTGCTGCATCTATTGGAAACCGGAAAATTGTTAT GTATGGCGGTTGGGATGGGAAGAAGTGGTTGTCAGATGTTTACGTCTTGGACACAA TATCACTTGAGTGGATGGAGCTGTCAGTCACTGGAGCATTGCCGCCACCTAGATGTGGCCATACAGCAACCATGGTTGAGAAACGTTTGCTTGTGTATGGTGGCAGAG GTGGTGGTGGACCGATCATGGGTGATTTGTGGGCTCTAAAGGGTGTCATCGAAGAAG AGAATGAAACACCTGGATGGACCCAATTGAAGCTTCCTGGTCAAGCTCCTTCTCCTCGATGCGGCCACACTATAACATCTGGAGGGCACTAT CTCTTGTTGTTCGGTGGACATGGGACAGGTGGCTGGTTGAGTCGTTATGACATTTATTACAATGACTGCGTTGTTTTAGACAGGG TGTCTGCACAGTGGAAACGGTTACCTACTAGTGGTGATCCTCCTTCTGCTCGAGCATACCACACAATGACATGTATTGGTTCACGTTATCTATTATTTGGCGGTTTTGATGGGAAGTTGACATTTGGTGATCTGTGGTGGTTGGTTCCGGAAG GGGACCCTATTGCAAAGCGGTTGGCTGCATCTCCGCAAAAAATTCTGCCTGAAAATAAGCATTTGAGCAAGGACAAACATGGTGTTCAATCTGCACACAAG GAAAGCCAAAGGGAAGAATATGCTATCTCAGAATTACAAAGGAGATTAGAAGTTTCAGTTTCACTCTCGAGTTCTGGGCTCCAAATTGTAGATGAGTTGGAAGATGGAGAACTTCTTGAACTTGCATCAGGATTTATGGGAGATAAAGTTTCTAACAATGAACAG aaaattcaggCACTTCGTGATCACTGGAGGAAGTCTACACCCAGGTCTATACCTCTAAAGGAGCTTGGACCCTTGCTTTGTGACTATCAACGACTGATTACTCGTCATTATTT AGCAAAAGGTGGAGCTGATTTACATTCAATGGAGTCTGGTTTTCCTGGGAAATATGCTCATCgattttatcatattaaaaatGCTTCGCAG CTTCGAATGGATGACATTCCAAACCTGCTGGCAGAGTACAAGCAGCTTTCATCAGACTGA
- the LOC110619277 gene encoding protein GLUTELIN PRECURSOR ACCUMULATION 3 isoform X3 has product MEPYITPHNAALFPYLCCIMTDNKLWFQPECSGSGSDGQEGPSPRAFHVAVSIDCHMFIFGGRSGSKRMGDFWVLDTDIWQWSELTSFGDLPSPRDFAAAASIGNRKIVMYGGWDGKKWLSDVYVLDTISLEWMELSVTGALPPPRCGHTATMVEKRLLVYGGRGGGGPIMGDLWALKGVIEEENETPGWTQLKLPGQAPSPRCGHTITSGGHYLLLFGGHGTGGWLSRYDIYYNDCVVLDRVSAQWKRLPTSGDPPSARAYHTMTCIGSRYLLFGGFDGKLTFGDLWWLVPEGDPIAKRLAASPQKILPENKHLSKDKHGVQSAHKESQREEYAISELQRRLEVSVSLSSSGLQIVDELEDGELLELASGFMGDKVSNNEQKIQALRDHWRKSTPRSIPLKELGPLLCDYQRLITRHYLAKGGADLHSMESGFPGKYAHRFYHIKNASQLRMDDIPNLLAEYKQLSSD; this is encoded by the exons ATGGAACCCTACATCACACCTCATAATGCTGCCCTTTTTCCCTACTTATGCTGCATAATGACAG ACAACAAGCTATGGTTTCAGCCAGAGTGCAGTGGCAGTGGGTCTGATGGACAAGAGGGTCCTAGCCCACGTGCATTTCATGTTGCTGTCTCAATTGATTGCCACATGTTCATCTTTGGTGGGCGATCTGGTAGTAAAAG GATGGGTGACTTTTGGGTTCTGGATACAG ATATATGGCAATGGTCAGAGCTAACTAGTTTTGGTGACTTGCCTTCTCCAAGGGATTTTGCTGCTGCTGCATCTATTGGAAACCGGAAAATTGTTAT GTATGGCGGTTGGGATGGGAAGAAGTGGTTGTCAGATGTTTACGTCTTGGACACAA TATCACTTGAGTGGATGGAGCTGTCAGTCACTGGAGCATTGCCGCCACCTAGATGTGGCCATACAGCAACCATGGTTGAGAAACGTTTGCTTGTGTATGGTGGCAGAG GTGGTGGTGGACCGATCATGGGTGATTTGTGGGCTCTAAAGGGTGTCATCGAAGAAG AGAATGAAACACCTGGATGGACCCAATTGAAGCTTCCTGGTCAAGCTCCTTCTCCTCGATGCGGCCACACTATAACATCTGGAGGGCACTAT CTCTTGTTGTTCGGTGGACATGGGACAGGTGGCTGGTTGAGTCGTTATGACATTTATTACAATGACTGCGTTGTTTTAGACAGGG TGTCTGCACAGTGGAAACGGTTACCTACTAGTGGTGATCCTCCTTCTGCTCGAGCATACCACACAATGACATGTATTGGTTCACGTTATCTATTATTTGGCGGTTTTGATGGGAAGTTGACATTTGGTGATCTGTGGTGGTTGGTTCCGGAAG GGGACCCTATTGCAAAGCGGTTGGCTGCATCTCCGCAAAAAATTCTGCCTGAAAATAAGCATTTGAGCAAGGACAAACATGGTGTTCAATCTGCACACAAG GAAAGCCAAAGGGAAGAATATGCTATCTCAGAATTACAAAGGAGATTAGAAGTTTCAGTTTCACTCTCGAGTTCTGGGCTCCAAATTGTAGATGAGTTGGAAGATGGAGAACTTCTTGAACTTGCATCAGGATTTATGGGAGATAAAGTTTCTAACAATGAACAG aaaattcaggCACTTCGTGATCACTGGAGGAAGTCTACACCCAGGTCTATACCTCTAAAGGAGCTTGGACCCTTGCTTTGTGACTATCAACGACTGATTACTCGTCATTATTT AGCAAAAGGTGGAGCTGATTTACATTCAATGGAGTCTGGTTTTCCTGGGAAATATGCTCATCgattttatcatattaaaaatGCTTCGCAG CTTCGAATGGATGACATTCCAAACCTGCTGGCAGAGTACAAGCAGCTTTCATCAGACTGA